A genomic window from Prunus persica cultivar Lovell chromosome G2, Prunus_persica_NCBIv2, whole genome shotgun sequence includes:
- the LOC18786910 gene encoding dual specificity protein kinase YAK1 isoform X2, whose translation MDELSPSPQSKDSAASLWRPSQLVFGPYSTQTQSEAPNSKSQTLRVVVTKPFVARLTKDIVETYHICNPQFKYSEELNPKRYLTSPSIGVLNDGYDNVNSDLILTVNFVLVNLDTQRRYVVKDVLGHGTFGQVAKCWVPETNSFVAVKIIKNQPAYYQQALVEVSILTTLNKKYDPEDKHHIVRIYDHFVYHRHLCICFELLDTNLYELIKINHFRGLSLTIVQLFSKQILHGLALLKDAGIIHCDLKPENILLCTSVKPAEIKIIDFGSACMEDRTVYSYIQSRYYRSPEVLLGYQYTTSIDMWSFGCIVAELFLGLPLFPGASEFDLLRRMIEILGGQPPDCVLKEAKNTSKFFKCIRSVHNVENGELSASGKSAYQALTEEEYEARELKRPSIGKEYFNRMNLEEIVTNYPYRKNLPKEDVVKESQIRLALVDFLKGLVEFDPAKRWSPFQASKHPFVTGEPFTRPYKPPLETPRMPVAQNIRVDHHPGGGHWFAAGLSPNIPGRNRVSMHSSPHFQVVPYAHANSYGSVGSHGSYNDGTGLGSSYGSYGDTSNVFAYYSPVGPSGMNMHAQGNVPMLGSSPDARRRIIQYSHGNGLGMSPSAGSFAPLPLGTSPSQFTPPSSYSQVSAGSPGHYGPTSPARGSCHGSPLGKMAAVSQFNRRKSWGYPGGSQTQESSSSHWQGQATDGTSSNQAEGNSQILGSSPSHLHLNANAGSWKQQRGGSGISPGYLAIQSMPASFTVGSNMQFPNTTGVAHEKPEASLSLPDPGDWDPNYSDELLLQEDGSDVSCFTTEFSQGMHLNSAEKLVGAGRFNRVSNTSAGLSFQRQNGPIQSYSHAEVGSPPSTNEPLAGYARLPKPSHFPHISQNSPSRLGQQYQRSSQGRPTNSRGGDWNHMKVQAPPPNFNSGGPLSPGNSSFSNGMSWGI comes from the exons ATGGATGAGCTCAGCCCTAGTCCTCAGTCCAAAGACTCGGCTGCCTCTTTGTGGCGTCCCAGCCAGCTCGTCTTTGGTCCCTATTCCACGCAGACGCAGAGTGAAGCTCCCAACAGCAAGTCCCAAACTTTGCGTGTCGTTGTCACAAAACCC TTTGTGGCTAGGCTAACCAAAGACATAGTTGAAACGTACCATATATGCAATCCACAGTTTAAGTATTCAGAAGAATTGAATCCAAAGAGATACTTGACCAGCCCATCAATTGGAGTACTCAACGATGGCTATGATAATGTTAACTCAGATCTTATTCTGACTGTAAACTTTGTCTTGGTCAATCTAGACACGCAGCGAAG ATACGTTGTCAAAGATGTTCTTGGCCATGGGACATTTGGCCAGGTTGCTAAATGCTGGGTTCCAGAGACTAACAGCTTTGTAGCtgtgaaaatcataaaaaatcaACCAGCATACTATCAACAAGCCTTGGTTGAAGTATCCATTTTGACAACG TTAAATAAGAAGTACGATCCTGAGGATAAGCATCACATAGTTCGTATTTATGATCACTTTGTATATCATCGTCATTTGTGCATTTGCTTTGAACTGCTGGATACGAATCT GTATGAGCTTATCAAGATAAATCATTTCAGGGGACTATCCCTGACCATTGTCCAATTGTTTTCTAAACAA ATTCTACATGGATTGGCTCTGTTAAAAGATGCTGGGATAATTCACTGTGATCTGAAGCCAGAAAACATTCTTTTGTGCACAAG TGTTAAGCCAgcagaaattaaaattattgacTTTGGATCAGCATGTATGGAAGATCGAACTGTTTACTCCTACATTCAG AGTCGTTACTACAgatctccggaagttcttcttgGATACCA ATATACCACTTCTATTGATATGTGGTCCTTTGGATGTATAGTTGCTGAATTGTTTCTGGGATTGCCATTATTCCCAGGAGCTTCAGAATTTGACCTCCTAAGGCGAATGATTGAAATACTTGG AGGACAACCCCCTGATTGTGTACTTAAGGAGGCAAAAAACACGAGCAAGTTCTTTAAGTGCATTCGGAGTGTGCACAATGTGGAGAATGGGGAACTTTCTGCAAGTGGAAAAAGTGCTTATCAAGCACTAACAGAAGAAGAATATGAAGCT AGAGAGTTGAAAAGACCATCAATCGGGAAAGAGTATTTTAATCGTATGAACCTCGAAGAAATTGTTACAAACTATCCGTATAGAAAGAACTTACCTAAGGAAGACGTGGTTAAAG AAAGTCAAATACGTCTagctttggttgattttttgaaGGGACTTGTTGAGTTTGATCCTGCAAAACGCTGGTCGCCTTTTCAG GCTTCAAAACACCCTTTTGTTACAGGGGAACCTTTTACACGCCCTTATAAACCTCCCTTGGAGACCCCTCGCATG CCTGTTGCTCAAAACATAAGGGTGGATCATCACCCTGGTGGGGGCCATTGGTTTGCTGCTGGTCTCTCTCCTAAT ATTCCAGGCAGAAATAGAGTCTCCATGCATAGCAGCCCACATTTTCAGGTGGTGCCATATGCACATGCTAATAGCTATGGCAGTGTAGGAAGCCATGGTAGTTATAATGATGGTACTGGACTAGGAAGCAGCTATGGAAGTTATGGAGATACTAGTAATGTGTTCGCTTATTATTCTCCGGTTGGCCCATCTGGGATGAACATGCATGCACAAGGCAATGTGCCGATGCTCGGAAGTAGCCCGGATGCAAGACGGAGGattattcaatattcacaTGGAAATGGACTTGGTATGAGTCCTTCGGCAGGAAGTTTTGCTCCTCTGCCACTAGGCACTAGTCCTTCACAATTTACTCCACCAAGCTCCTACAGTCAAGTTTCTGCCGGCTCGCCAGGACATTATGGTCCCACTTCTCCAGCAAGAGGCAGTTGTCATGGTTCACCTTTAGGAAAGATGGCTGCAGTTAGCCAGTTTAATAGACGAAAAAGCTGGGGATATCCTGGAGGTTCTCAAACTCAAGAGAGTTCATCTTCACACTGGCAAGGGCAAGCAACTGACGGCACCAGTTCTAACCAAGCTGAGGGGAACTCTCAAATACTAGGTAGTTCACCATCACATCTGCATTTAAACGCTAATGCTGGAAGCTGGAAGCAGCAGCGAGGAGGCAGTGGTATTTCTCCTGGTTACTTAGCCATTCAGAGCATGCCAGCTTCCTTCACAGTTGGTTCAAATATGCAATTCCCAAATACCACGGGAGTGGCTCATGAAAAGCCCGAGGCTAGCCTGTCATTGCCTGATCCTGGGGATTGGGATCCCAATTATAG TGATGAACTTCTTCTACAAGAAGATGGTTCAGATGTAAGCTGCTTTACTACTGAGTTCAGCCAAGGCATGCATCTTAATTCTGCAGAAAAATTGGTTGGGGCGGGAAGATTTAATCGTGTGTCAAATACAAGCGCAGGCCTATCCTTTCAAAG ACAAAATGGGCCCATTCAATCGTATTCACATGCAGAGGTGGGTAGCCCTCCTTCAACTAATGAACCACTTGCTGGATACGCACGCTTGCCAAAACCTTCTCATTTTCCACATATATCACAAAATTCTCCAAGCCGGTTGGGACAGCAATATCAGCGGTCCAGTCAAGGAAGACCCACCAATTCTCGTGGTGGTGATTGGAATCATATGAAGGTGCAGGCTCCTCCTCCCAATTTTAATTCTGGTGGCCCACTTTCTCCGGGAAATAGCTCATTCAGCAACGGCATGTCATGGG GAATTTAA
- the LOC18785573 gene encoding maltose excess protein 1, chloroplastic translates to MAKCLVVPYSYSSTGTRSRTRSSGSASTSKPPGLQVQLQHHHLKYSLIQQNSLSDSAQCYYNTHTLLRRRILCALDSDVPHPLHHQVQSNKSFEQWDSWTAKFSGASNIPFLLLQMPQIILNAQNLLAGNKAALLAVPWLGMFTGLLGNLSLLSYFAKKREKEAIVVQTLGVVSLYAVFAQLSMAEAMPLPYFVITSVVVATGLVLNFLNYFGLLNAGIWRFWEDFITVGGLSVLPQIMWSTFVPYIPNSILPGVFAFLVALVAVIMARLGKLSAKGIKFVGAISGWTATLLFMWMPISQMWTNFLNPDNIKGLSAFSMLLAMIGNGLMIPRALFIRDFMWFTGSTWASLFYGYGNIVCLYWFNSISKEFFLAATAGLILWIGMTLWRDADVYGYNSPFTSLKELVSGS, encoded by the exons ATGGCCAAGTGTCTCGTGGTGCCCTATTCCTATTCCTCTACTGGAACTAGAAGTAGAACAAGAAGTAGCGGTAGCGCCAGCACTAGCAAGCCACCTGGACTGCAAGTACAATTGCAACATCATCATCTCAAATATTCCTTGATCCAACAAAACTCTCTATCAGACTCCGCCCAATGCTACTACAACACCCACACCTTGCTTCGCCGCCGAATTCTCTGCGCTCTCGACTCTGACGTCCCTCACCCTCTTCATCATCAGGTTcag AGCAATAAAAGTTTCGAGCAATGGGACTCCTGGACAGCAAAATTCTCTGGTGCATCAAATATCCCATTTCTGTTACTGCAAATGCCTCAGATCATACTCAATGCCCAAAATCTTCTGGCAGGAAATAAAGCTGCACTTTTGGCAGTCCCATGGCTG GGAATGTTTACTGGTTTGCTTGGAAACCTTTCACTGCTTTCATATTTtgcaaagaagagagagaaggaggcGATTGTGGTGCAGACATTGGGCGTAGTTTCCTTATATGCGGTTTTTGCTCAACTTTCCATGGCAGAAGCGATGCCTCTACCTTACTTTGTGATCACCTCTGTGGTTGTGGCAACTGGTcttgttttgaatttcttgaattACTTTGGTCTGCTTAATGCTGGAATCTGGCGCTTCTGGGAAGATTTTATTACTGTTGGCGGGCTATCAGTTCTTCCCCAA ATTATGTGGTCTACGTTTGTTCCGTATATACCCAACAGTATCTTGCCTGGAgtatttgcttttcttgttgCTCTGGTGGCTGTTATTATG GCGCGATTGGGGAAACTCTCTGCAAAAGGCATCAAATTTGTTGGAGCTATATCTGGATGGACAGCTACACTTCTTTTCATGTGGATGCCAATTTCGCAAATG TGGACAAATTTCCTAAATCCTGACAACATCAAAGGTTTATCAGCTTTCTCGATGTTGCTTGCAATGATTGGAAATGGACTTATGATCCCACGTGCCCTTTTTATTCGTGATTTTATGTG GTTCACTGGTTCTACCTGGGCTTCTTTGTTTTATGGATATGGGAATATCGTGTGCTTGTATTG GTTCAACAGTATCAGCAAGGAATTTTTCTTAGCAGCAACAGCTGGTTTGATTTTGTGGATAG GAATGACTCTATGGAGAGATGCTGATGTCTATGGATACAACTCACCTTTCACATCTTTGAAAGAGTTAGTTTCTGGGTCCTAA
- the LOC18786910 gene encoding dual specificity protein kinase YAK1 isoform X1, translated as MDELSPSPQSKDSAASLWRPSQLVFGPYSTQTQSEAPNSKSQTLRVVVTKPFVARLTKDIVETYHICNPQFKYSEELNPKRYLTSPSIGVLNDGYDNVNSDLILTVNFVLVNLDTQRRYVVKDVLGHGTFGQVAKCWVPETNSFVAVKIIKNQPAYYQQALVEVSILTTLNKKYDPEDKHHIVRIYDHFVYHRHLCICFELLDTNLYELIKINHFRGLSLTIVQLFSKQILHGLALLKDAGIIHCDLKPENILLCTSVKPAEIKIIDFGSACMEDRTVYSYIQSRYYRSPEVLLGYQYTTSIDMWSFGCIVAELFLGLPLFPGASEFDLLRRMIEILGGQPPDCVLKEAKNTSKFFKCIRSVHNVENGELSASGKSAYQALTEEEYEARELKRPSIGKEYFNRMNLEEIVTNYPYRKNLPKEDVVKESQIRLALVDFLKGLVEFDPAKRWSPFQASKHPFVTGEPFTRPYKPPLETPRMPVAQNIRVDHHPGGGHWFAAGLSPNIPGRNRVSMHSSPHFQVVPYAHANSYGSVGSHGSYNDGTGLGSSYGSYGDTSNVFAYYSPVGPSGMNMHAQGNVPMLGSSPDARRRIIQYSHGNGLGMSPSAGSFAPLPLGTSPSQFTPPSSYSQVSAGSPGHYGPTSPARGSCHGSPLGKMAAVSQFNRRKSWGYPGGSQTQESSSSHWQGQATDGTSSNQAEGNSQILGSSPSHLHLNANAGSWKQQRGGSGISPGYLAIQSMPASFTVGSNMQFPNTTGVAHEKPEASLSLPDPGDWDPNYSDELLLQEDGSDVSCFTTEFSQGMHLNSAEKLVGAGRFNRVSNTSAGLSFQRQNGPIQSYSHAEVGSPPSTNEPLAGYARLPKPSHFPHISQNSPSRLGQQYQRSSQGRPTNSRGGDWNHMKVQAPPPNFNSGGPLSPGNSSFSNGMSWGRRASHPVTSIPPASRGRKDYGRIA; from the exons ATGGATGAGCTCAGCCCTAGTCCTCAGTCCAAAGACTCGGCTGCCTCTTTGTGGCGTCCCAGCCAGCTCGTCTTTGGTCCCTATTCCACGCAGACGCAGAGTGAAGCTCCCAACAGCAAGTCCCAAACTTTGCGTGTCGTTGTCACAAAACCC TTTGTGGCTAGGCTAACCAAAGACATAGTTGAAACGTACCATATATGCAATCCACAGTTTAAGTATTCAGAAGAATTGAATCCAAAGAGATACTTGACCAGCCCATCAATTGGAGTACTCAACGATGGCTATGATAATGTTAACTCAGATCTTATTCTGACTGTAAACTTTGTCTTGGTCAATCTAGACACGCAGCGAAG ATACGTTGTCAAAGATGTTCTTGGCCATGGGACATTTGGCCAGGTTGCTAAATGCTGGGTTCCAGAGACTAACAGCTTTGTAGCtgtgaaaatcataaaaaatcaACCAGCATACTATCAACAAGCCTTGGTTGAAGTATCCATTTTGACAACG TTAAATAAGAAGTACGATCCTGAGGATAAGCATCACATAGTTCGTATTTATGATCACTTTGTATATCATCGTCATTTGTGCATTTGCTTTGAACTGCTGGATACGAATCT GTATGAGCTTATCAAGATAAATCATTTCAGGGGACTATCCCTGACCATTGTCCAATTGTTTTCTAAACAA ATTCTACATGGATTGGCTCTGTTAAAAGATGCTGGGATAATTCACTGTGATCTGAAGCCAGAAAACATTCTTTTGTGCACAAG TGTTAAGCCAgcagaaattaaaattattgacTTTGGATCAGCATGTATGGAAGATCGAACTGTTTACTCCTACATTCAG AGTCGTTACTACAgatctccggaagttcttcttgGATACCA ATATACCACTTCTATTGATATGTGGTCCTTTGGATGTATAGTTGCTGAATTGTTTCTGGGATTGCCATTATTCCCAGGAGCTTCAGAATTTGACCTCCTAAGGCGAATGATTGAAATACTTGG AGGACAACCCCCTGATTGTGTACTTAAGGAGGCAAAAAACACGAGCAAGTTCTTTAAGTGCATTCGGAGTGTGCACAATGTGGAGAATGGGGAACTTTCTGCAAGTGGAAAAAGTGCTTATCAAGCACTAACAGAAGAAGAATATGAAGCT AGAGAGTTGAAAAGACCATCAATCGGGAAAGAGTATTTTAATCGTATGAACCTCGAAGAAATTGTTACAAACTATCCGTATAGAAAGAACTTACCTAAGGAAGACGTGGTTAAAG AAAGTCAAATACGTCTagctttggttgattttttgaaGGGACTTGTTGAGTTTGATCCTGCAAAACGCTGGTCGCCTTTTCAG GCTTCAAAACACCCTTTTGTTACAGGGGAACCTTTTACACGCCCTTATAAACCTCCCTTGGAGACCCCTCGCATG CCTGTTGCTCAAAACATAAGGGTGGATCATCACCCTGGTGGGGGCCATTGGTTTGCTGCTGGTCTCTCTCCTAAT ATTCCAGGCAGAAATAGAGTCTCCATGCATAGCAGCCCACATTTTCAGGTGGTGCCATATGCACATGCTAATAGCTATGGCAGTGTAGGAAGCCATGGTAGTTATAATGATGGTACTGGACTAGGAAGCAGCTATGGAAGTTATGGAGATACTAGTAATGTGTTCGCTTATTATTCTCCGGTTGGCCCATCTGGGATGAACATGCATGCACAAGGCAATGTGCCGATGCTCGGAAGTAGCCCGGATGCAAGACGGAGGattattcaatattcacaTGGAAATGGACTTGGTATGAGTCCTTCGGCAGGAAGTTTTGCTCCTCTGCCACTAGGCACTAGTCCTTCACAATTTACTCCACCAAGCTCCTACAGTCAAGTTTCTGCCGGCTCGCCAGGACATTATGGTCCCACTTCTCCAGCAAGAGGCAGTTGTCATGGTTCACCTTTAGGAAAGATGGCTGCAGTTAGCCAGTTTAATAGACGAAAAAGCTGGGGATATCCTGGAGGTTCTCAAACTCAAGAGAGTTCATCTTCACACTGGCAAGGGCAAGCAACTGACGGCACCAGTTCTAACCAAGCTGAGGGGAACTCTCAAATACTAGGTAGTTCACCATCACATCTGCATTTAAACGCTAATGCTGGAAGCTGGAAGCAGCAGCGAGGAGGCAGTGGTATTTCTCCTGGTTACTTAGCCATTCAGAGCATGCCAGCTTCCTTCACAGTTGGTTCAAATATGCAATTCCCAAATACCACGGGAGTGGCTCATGAAAAGCCCGAGGCTAGCCTGTCATTGCCTGATCCTGGGGATTGGGATCCCAATTATAG TGATGAACTTCTTCTACAAGAAGATGGTTCAGATGTAAGCTGCTTTACTACTGAGTTCAGCCAAGGCATGCATCTTAATTCTGCAGAAAAATTGGTTGGGGCGGGAAGATTTAATCGTGTGTCAAATACAAGCGCAGGCCTATCCTTTCAAAG ACAAAATGGGCCCATTCAATCGTATTCACATGCAGAGGTGGGTAGCCCTCCTTCAACTAATGAACCACTTGCTGGATACGCACGCTTGCCAAAACCTTCTCATTTTCCACATATATCACAAAATTCTCCAAGCCGGTTGGGACAGCAATATCAGCGGTCCAGTCAAGGAAGACCCACCAATTCTCGTGGTGGTGATTGGAATCATATGAAGGTGCAGGCTCCTCCTCCCAATTTTAATTCTGGTGGCCCACTTTCTCCGGGAAATAGCTCATTCAGCAACGGCATGTCATGGG GGCGTAGAGCCAGTCATCCTGTCACTAGCATTCCACCTGCATCCCGAGGCAGAAAGGACTATGGAAGGATTGCCTAA
- the LOC18786813 gene encoding RNA polymerase sigma factor sigA, which yields MMATAAVIGLSTGKRLLNSSFYYSDITEKLFHLNDHHGFLHCHFSSTKNVVTARKPSNCSSRFPSSNRPQQSIRALKEHVQTASAPSSATQQWFQELNDLEEESSDLEYSVEALLLLQKSMLEKQWNLSFEKKVLRDSTSKTTDKKIPVTCSGVSARQRRMTSTKRKTFNKSTCVMHPSTNKPLRAIVSPELLQNHVKGYVKGVLSEDLLTHTEVVRLSKKIKVGLSVEEHKSRLKERLGCEPSDEQLATSLRISRAQLQSKLIECKLAREKLAMSNVRLVMSIAQRYDNMGAEMADLIQGGLIGLLRGIEKFDSSKGFKISTYVYWWIRQGVSRALVENSRTLRLPTHLHERLGLIRNAKIRLEEKGITPSIDRIAESLNMSKKKVRNATEAISKVFSLDRDAFPSLNGLPGETHHSYIADNRLENIPWHGVDAWALKEEVSKLINMMLGEREKEIIQLYYGLENECLTWEDISKRIGLSRERVRQVGLVALEKLKHAARKREMEAMLLKH from the exons aTGATGGCCACAGCTGCTGTTATTGGGCTTAGTACGGGGAAGAGGCTGTTGAATTCTTCCTTCTATTATTCAGATATCACAGAAAAGCTCTTTCATCTCAATGATCATCATGGGTTTTTACATTGCCATTTCTCTTCAACAAAGAATGTTGTCACTGCCAGAAAGCCTTCCAATTGCAGTTCCAGATTTCCATCTTCGAATCGACCTCAACAGTCCATTAGGGCTCTGAAAGAACATGTACAAACTGCCTCTGCTCCTTCATCAGCCACGCAGCAATGGTTTCAGGAGCTCAACGACTTGGAGGAGGAAAGCTCTGATCTTGAATATTCAGTGGAAGCACTTCTTTTGCTACAGAAGTCTATGCTGGAAAAACAATGGAATCtttcttttgagaaaaaaGTATTAAGGGATTCAACATCAAAAACAACTGACAAGAAGATACCAGTCACTTGTTCTGGGGTATCTGCTCGTCAAAGGAGGATGACTAGTACCAAGAGGAAAACTTTTAACAAAAGCACTTGCGTAATGCACCCTAGCACCAATAAGCCTTTGAGAGCCATTGTCAGTCCGGAGCTGCTTCAGAATCATGTAAAGGGTTATGTGAAGGGAGTTCTAAGTGAGGATTTGCTGACTCACACTGAGGTTGTACGCCtgtcaaagaaaattaaagttggTCTTTCCGTAGAGGAGCATAAATCAAG ACTGAAGGAGAGATTGGGATGTGAGCCCTCTGATGAACAACTTGCAACTTCCTTGAGGATTTCCCGTGCTCAATTACAGTCGAAGTTGATTGAATGTAAATTGGCAAGAGAGAAGCTGGCAATGAGCAATGTTCGTTTGGTCATGTCCATTGCTCAGAGATATGATAATATGGGCGCTGAAATGGCTGACCTTATCCAG GGTGGGTTAATCGGACTACTGCGTGGGATTGAGAAATTTGATTCTTCAAAGGGGTTCAAAATTTCTACATATGTTTACTGGTGGATACGTCAG GGTGTTTCAAGAGCACTGGTTGAAAATTCCAGAACCTTAAGACTGCCTACACATTTGCATGAGAGGTTAGGTTTAATCAGAAATGCAAAAATTAGATTGGAAGAGAAAGGAATAACTCCATCAATTGAT AGGATCGCAGAAAGCCTGAACATGTCCAAAAAGAAAGTTAGGAATGCTACAGAG GCAATCAGTAAGGTTTTCTCACTTGATAGGGACGCATTCCCCTCTTTAAATGGCCTTCCAGGAGAAACTCATCATAGT TACATTGCAGATAATCGCCTTGAGAACATCCCATGGCATGGGGTGGATGCGTGGGCATTGAAG GAAGAAGTAAGCAAGCTCATAAATATGATGCTTGGGGAACGGGAGAAAGAGATCATACAGCTTTATTATGGTCTGGAAAATGAATGTCTTACTTGGGAAGACATTAGTAAACG TATAGGATTGTCCAGAGAAAGAGTTAGGCAAGTTGGACTTGTTGCTCTAGAGAAACTGAAACATGCTGcgaggaaaagagagatggaGGCCATGCTACTGAAACATTAA